A genomic window from Triticum urartu cultivar G1812 chromosome 7, Tu2.1, whole genome shotgun sequence includes:
- the LOC125518901 gene encoding uncharacterized protein LOC125518901, translating to MDLGTENRLAALLLEEARRLRMQAEKEGVHAYLQKPNVRHRPNSRFLAATVLGVQQANRVVEVNEMWRAREKEMELESKMKARTSGRIDSRSLKRRNDSRDQSPVSKIQRDRPYGAGASSSSRDSHSSSYSGREDGLGDDEIEEFLRSRVKRGRGAIGSRMDEPGPYLKPPCGRQDNSASPDAGVKEDRKRRVYGPEKPLFLRSKSSDEEPSTSKHKHIKQEKNNSSNRERKKDNKRSKHHHREHKSRSRE from the exons ATGGATTTGGGGACGGAGAATCGCCTTGCGGCGTTGCTCCTCGAGGAGGCCCGGAGGCTGCGGATGCAGGCGGAGAAGGAAGGGGTGCACGCCTATCTGCAGAAACCTAACGTGAGGCACCGCCCCAACTCGCGGTTCCTTGCCGCCACCGTTCTTGGCGTTCAGCAAG CAAATCGAGTTGTGGAGGTTAATGAGATGTGGCGTGCCAGGGAGAAGGAAATGGAGCTGGAATCAAAGATGAAAGCCAGAACCAGTGGTCGAATTGACTCGAGATCCCTGAAACGGAGGAACGACTCAAGAGACCAGAGCCCTGTCTCTAAGATCCAGCGAGACAGACCATATGGTGCTGGTGCATCATCTTCGTCGAGGGATTCACATAGCAGTTCTTATTCGGGCCGGGAGGATGGGCTAGGCGATGATGAAATCGAAGAGTTTCTTCGATCAAG GGTGAAGCGCGGACGAGGAGCCATTGGTTCTAGAATGGATGAGCCCGGTCCATACCTCAAGCCTCCATGCGGTAGGCAAGACAATTCAGCAAGTCCGGACGCAGGAGTGAAAGAAGACCGGAAGCGCCGAGTTTATGGTCCAGAGAAACCACTATTTTTGAGATCTAAATCCTCAGACGAGGAGCCATCCACCTCGAAGCACAAGCACATAAAACAAGAAAAGAACAATAGCAGCAACCGAGAGAGAAAGAAGGACAACAAGAGGTCCAAACATCACCACCGTGAACATAAAAGCCGAAGTAGGGAGTGA
- the LOC125518903 gene encoding non-specific lipid transfer protein GPI-anchored 3-like, whose translation MRSGVGARLLPQAVAIAIAVAVACCMAAAPSSAQGTTTPADAGGAVPSCASKLVTCAGYLNTTDTPPESCCDPLKEAAATQAACMCAILMNRAALQAFGVAPEQGVLLAKRCGVTTDAYTCAKYSAGADAGTAGSTAASSASTGTAASTVAKPTASGGTTHPLSLIAASSFVGFSFIWWMIMA comes from the exons ATGCGGAGCGGTGTCGGCGCGCGCCTTCTGCCACAGGCGGTGGCCATCGCCATCGCCGTGGCCGTCGCCTGCTGCATGGCCGCCGCGCCCTCGTCGGCGCAGGGGACGACGACGCCCGCGGACGCCGGCGGCGCGGTGCCGTCGTGCGCGTCGAAGCTCGTGACGTGCGCGGGCTACCTGAACACCACCGACACGCCGCCGGAGTCGTGCTGCGACCCGCTCAAGGAGGCGGCGGCCACGCAGGCGGCGTGCATGTGCGCCATCCTCATGAACAGGGCCGCGCTGCAGGCGTTCGGCGTGGCGCCGGAGCAGGGGGTGCTCCTCGCCAAGCGCTGCGGCGTCACCACCGACGCGTACACCTGCGCCAAGTACAGCGCCGGCGCCG atGCTGGCACTGCAGGTAGCACAGCTGCTTCTTCAGCATCCACGGGAACTGCTGCTTCTACAG TTGCCAAGCCAACGGCAAGTGGAGGAACCACGCATCCCCTGAGCTTGATCGCCGCATCTTCATTTGTAGGCTTCAGTTTCATCTGGTGGATGATCATGGCGTAG
- the LOC125518902 gene encoding uncharacterized protein LOC125518902, which translates to MRPPSPPRPLAFPTLDSLAAYLRPRLPGPALASWGSAPGTKNLLNLFLELSCGDCTLLPAASSPPALVVRAVHVATVRIRNRRGALLVETRQLLSDGTLRRRAARPLSEKMRPGETPEAAAARAVVEELGERARVRILGAAPEPRVEERESVSYPGLPARYVLHAVDAELVEGVPEEGEFDTEEAGEGEGHDGGGAAITVKRHYWSWVDDEEARGEAAPAAVAGAQ; encoded by the coding sequence ATgcggccgccgtcgccgccgcggCCGCTGGCCTTCCCAACGCTGGACTCGCTCGCGGCGTACCTCCGGCCGCGCCTCCCGGGCCCGGCGCTCGCCTCCTGGGGATCCGCGCCGGGGACCAAGAACCTGCTCAACCTCTTCCTGGAGCTCTCCTGCGGCGACTGCACGCTGCTGCCCGCGGCCTCCTCCCCGCCGGCCCTCGTCGTGCGCGCCGTCCACGTCGCCACCGTGCGCATCCGCAACCGCCGGGGCGCGCTCCTCGTGGAGACCCGCCAGCTGCTCTCCGATGGCACGCTCCGCCGCCGGGCCGCGCGGCCGCTCTCCGAGAAGATGCGCCCCGGGGAGACGCCCGAggccgccgcggcccgcgccGTCGTCGAGGAGCTCGGCGAGCGCGCCCGCGTCCGGATCCTGGGGGCGGCCCCGGAGCCGCGCGTGGAGGAGCGGGAGTCCGTCTCGTACCCGGGGCTCCCCGCCAGGTACGTGCTGCACGCGGTGGACGCGGAGCTCGTGGAGGGCGTCCCGGAGGAGGGCGAGTTCGACACGGAGGAggccggcgagggcgagggccacgacggcggcggcgcggccatCACCGTGAAGCGGCACTACTGGTCATGGGTCGACGACGAGGAGGCCCGCGGCGAGGCCGCCCCGGCCGCCGTCGCCGGTGCGCAGTAG